CTTTTTGGGGCGGGCGGACAGGCCCTGGCGGGCCATGGACGCCTCCACCGTCTTCTTCGACACCGACAGGCCGTCCCGGCGCAGCTGGGCGCGCACCCTGGGGGACCCGTAGGTCCCCTGGGAGCGGTCGAACGCCCTCTTCACCTCGGCGTCGGTCGCCCGGCGGCGGACCTGCATCTGGGTCAGCGGCCGGTCGAGGTGCTTGTAGAACGTCGAGGAAGCTGCATCCAGCGCCCGCAACGACACCGCGTGAGGCACACCGTGGTCGGTCCTCTGGGATGCGATGAACCCTGCGGTCACCGCGTTGCCCCGCTCACCCAAACGACCGCGGATCGTTTGAGGACATCGCGCTCCATCCCCCGACTCAGCCACCCTCTTGCGGAGCCTCGCCAGCTCGGCCCGCTCATCGGCCGACAGCCCGCCGGACCGCGCGGCCTGGTCCTGGCGAACCCAGTTCCCCAGCGTGCCCTCGTTCACACCCAGCTCCCGGGCCACACGGGCCACCGGCCGGCCGGCCTCCTTGACGATCCGAACAGCCCCATCACGGAACCCCCGGTCGAAACTCCTTCGCAGTCTGGACACAGCCCCTCCTCATAGAGCATGCCTCCACGAAAAGGGGGGAACCTCAAGGGCCTTATGTTCCTTAGCTGGTGTGAAACTGCGATGGTTGATCTTGTTGTGCTCTGCGAGGGCGATGAAGACATGCGATTCCGTTACACCAGCGCTTTTGGGCGGGGGCCGCACCCCCGCGACTTCTCCCGTCAGAGGATGGAGTTGGGTAAGCACGATTTCGCGACCATCAAGGAACGATTCCTGGCTGCCGTGCCACAACTGAATTTGGGTCAAGACACCCAGGAAGCCGTTGAACGGGTCGTCATATGGCGCAACATGTTGGGGCACGCCAACGTGCAGCCCTTCCGGGGATATCTCTTGCATACCCCACCCCCAAAGAAATGGGAGCGCATCAGTAGGCACTTGAGATGCCCCCAGTGCCTCAAGTTCTATGCAGACTGTGGCTGCGAGACGCACGACCAGAGTGAACCACTGACCGTCAAGATCGAAGAGGAAGCGCTGCTGACGATACTTGAAGACGTTCGCACGGTTGATGCTCAGTGCCTTTACCCCGCGGCAGTATCAATAGACGTTCCCTATAGGGGCTTAGCATGGCCGATCAGCGGGGATGAGTATGAGATAAATGAACACCGACCTGAGCGCAGGGCGGTACTCCCAAAGACTTCTCTGCGTGGACACTGAACTGCCCTGGTATGGCCAAAGGGCCTTGAGCCTGGGAAGCGATTTTGTGAAGGCCTATCCTTAAGTGGAGACAGGCAGCACCTGGCTCTCAGGCGTGCCTGCGACAGCCCCAATACGCCCATGTTGTGAACGAGAAAACAGGTGGTACACTGCTTACACGCATGTGATTAAGCGGGACCAGAAAGGCGGTTATGGTGCCGGAACGAGATACCTACAAGTACCAGTTTGTAGATCGAAATGACCGGATCATTCACTCGGGGATCACGAACGATCTTGATCGCAGAGAAGGCGAACTGCGTCGTCAGCACGGCAGCGGCAACATTCGACAGGTAGGACGGCGAACCACGCGAGAGGCGGCGAAGGAATGGGAGAAGGGTAGACCTTCGGCTGGTCGATCTGGTCCGTGATCCTTGGTTTGGCCAGGCGAGGGTGTTCCACATCCAGCCGTACCTTGGGCTTGCCACGACTCCGTAACAAAGCAACCTGGATTTTGGGCGAGTGCCTCCAGTGTCACAATGGGTTGACCCGCTCCTAAGATCGCGCTTCATGCAGCAAGACGACTGCGGTGGCCACGGGATGCAGACATATGACCGAAGCTCCGGTGAAGGCATGCCATGTGTCGTTGGACGTATAGGCGGCCGCAGGCTGCTGGCTGCTCGTGATGGGAATGGTTTCCGCCGTTGCCACCACACGGAGTTGCTGAGGGCCTGACCGTGACGCCGCAGGACTTCATCACCAAGTGGGGGTCATCCACGCTCAAGGAGAGCTCAGGGTCGCAGGAGCATTTCATAGACCTGTGTGAACTGTTAGGCGAGTTGACTCCGGCAAAGGCTGACCCTACTGGCGAGGAGTACTGCTTTGAGCGGGGGGCGCGCAAGGAGACCGGCGGTGATGGCTGGGCCGACGTGTGGAAACGCCACCATTTCGCTTGGGAATACAAGGGGAAGAAGGCCAATCTCGACAAGGCCTTTGAGCAGTTGCGGCAGTATTCCTCCGCGTTGGAGAACCCGCCGCTATTGATCGTCTCCGATATGGAGAGCATCCGGATTCGCACCAATTGGACGAACAGCGTCAGCAAGACCTACGAGTTTGCCTTGGAGGACCTGAATGACGCAGGGACCCGTGACATCCTCAAATGGGCATTCACGGACCCTGAGCGGCTACGGCCGGGCCAATCCCGGCAGTCGTTGACAGAGGACGCTGCGGAATCGTTCGCCTCTCTGGCTCTTGCTCTGAGGGAACGTGGGCACGACCCAGAGGAAGTCGCCCATTTCGTCAATCGTCTGATCTTCTGCATGTTCGCTGACGATGTCTCTTTGCTTCCGAACAACTTGTTTGAACGGATGTTGGAACAGGCCCGAAAGGAGCCCGAGAGCTTTACTGACCTTGCGGGCAATCTCTTCCAAGAGATGGCTTCTGGTGGCCGGGTCGGCTTCGAGCAGGTTGCCTGCTTCAACGGAGGCCTGTTCGAGGACAATTCCGCGCTGCCATTGGAGAAGTCTGATATCGAGACGGTGTTGAAAGCCTCGAAGCTCGACTGGTCAGAAATCGACCCGTCGATCCTTGGGACGCTTTTCGAGCGCGGGCTCGACCCCGGCAAACGCGTGCAACTCGGGGCGCATTACACAGATCGCGACAAGATCATGCAGCTCATCGATCCGGTGGTGATCAGACCGTGGCTCGCTGAGTGGGAAAGAGAATTAGCTGAAATCGCCTCGGAATTGGAACGAGCCGAAGCGGCGAAGTCAGCTGGAGCCCGGACGACACAGCGCAATAGGGCCGAGCGGCGGTACCGGGAGTTTCTTAGCCGATTGCGTTCGTTCACAGTGCTGGATCCAGCTTGTGGCTCGGAGAACTTTCTCTATTTGGCCCTGCATGCGCTAAAGGACCTCGAGCATCAAGTGCAGGTGGAAGCGGAGGCGCTGGGCTTTGAGCGCGATTTTCCCGAAGTCGATCCCGCGAACGTTAAGGGAATTGAGATCAATCCTTACGCCGCGGAACTGGCGCGCGTTTCGGTCTGGATTGGCCACATCCAGTGGATGCGCCGCAACGGCTTCACGGGAATCGAGGAGCCGATTCTGAAGCCCCTGGACACGATCGAGTGTCGTGACGCGATCATGACAGCGGACGGCGCCGAGCCAGATTGGCCAGTGACTGACGTGGTGATAGGAAATCCGCCTTTTCTCGGTGGAAAGCTCCTCAAGACGCATCTTGGCGAGGACTATGTGGACCGCCTATTCGACGTCTTTTCAAACCGCGTCCCTGCAGAAGCGGATTTGGTCTGCTACTGGTTCGAGAAAGCCGGTAGGCAGATTGCAGAGGGAAAGGCGAAGCGCGCTGGGCTGGTAGCAACCAATTCGATTAGGGGTGGCGCGAACCGAAGGACTCTTCAGGCTGCTACCGAAAACAGGCCAATTTTCGACGCGTGGAGCGACGAACAGTGGACCATTGACGGAGCGTCTGTGCGAGTCTCTCTCATTTGCTTTTCGCGAGATGTCGACGCGGTTGGGCAAGTCCTACTCGATGGACGGGAAGTCGACGAGATTTACACCGATCTGACAGCACGGCACGGCAGCGAAGGTGTTGATCCCAAGACAATCAGACGACTCCCGCAGAATGCCGATGTTGCCTACATGGGCGATACCAAAGGAGGAGCCTTCGATATCGGGGGAGACCTCGCCCTCGAATGGCTCCAATTGCCTGCCAATCCGAACGGTCGCAACAACACCGACGTACTGAAGCCGTGGGTGAATGGCATGGACGTAACGCGACGGCCAGCTGGCAAATGGATCATCGACTTCGGCTGGGTAATGTCTGAGTACGCAGCCGCTTTGTATGAAGAGCCGTTCGAATGGGTGGAGCAGCACGTCAAGCCGATGCGGCAAAACAACCGTCGAGCCACATATCGCGAGCACTGGTGGCGCCATGTGGAGCCGAGGCAGGGAATGTGGAATGCACTTGAGGGGGTATCGCGTTACATCGCAACACCCACTGTCGCCAAACACCGCGTCTTTGTCTGGTACGACACTCGAATCTGCCCTGATCACCAACTGATCGTCATAGCTCGGGACGATGACACGACCTTCGGGATCCTCCACAGTCGGTTCCACGAGATTTGGTCGCTAAGGCTTGGCACAAGTTTGGAAGACCGACCGCGCTACACCCACACTACGACCTTTGCTACCTTCCCGTTTCCTAGCGGATTGACGCCGAATATTGCTCCTGATGAGTGCGCGTCCGACCCCAGGGCAGGAGCGATCGCCGAAGCTGCACGCGAACTTGTCGCACTTCGTGACCGGTGGATCAACCCGCCTGAATGGGTCGAATGGGTGGAAGCTCCAGTTCCCGGATATCCAAGGTTGCCCCAACCCCGCAATGAGAATGCCGCGAAGGAACTCAAGAAGCGCACCTTGACGAATCTCTACAACGACCGCCCGCAGTGGCTAGACAATGCACATGCTGCCCTAGATGCTGCCGTCGCTGGGGCCTACGGTTGGCCAACCGACATTTCGGATGATTCCGCCCTCCGGAACCTTCGAGACCTCAACGCCGCCCTCTGAATTGGTTATGGCTTGAGTTGCGCTCTTCGCACACTTGCCAGGACTGTGTGAGAAGAGCCCTACCTTGAGACCACGACCCAATCAAACCAGCTCGTGCGAACCTGGGGGAGCTTCACCCCGCCACTGAGTTGGGTTCGCCTCACGCACCACATCTTGCATGGGCTAAAGGGCTAGGCGGCCATCCTTAGAAGTCGGTTGCCGGTCTTGGTGTCGACGTAGGCGAAGCTCTGTGGAGGTCGGAAACCTCTTGGTTTTGCCCGGAGGTCTTGGAGGGGCACGATCCTGTCTAGGGGCTGCTGATGCGACAAGGCCAGCGCGGTGCCGATGTCCAGTCCCTCGAAGTAACGCTTGAACTCGTTGTGGGACAACTCGGATCTTGAGCCGTACTCGCGCCATAGGGCTGTGAGGTTGGCCGTTCTGACGTCTGTGATGATGCATGTGCCAAGCAACGCCCGCACCGGTGTCGACGCATACAACAGCGCACGCGTCGGGACTTCGATCTTTGGTGTCGTGCGGCGCAGCTCGACAGTCTTTGTCCCGGCAAGGATGGCCTCAGCGAATCTCGGCTTGAGCGAGAGGACGATCATCCGGTTCTGATCGAGCGCTTCAATCTCCTCAGTCATTTCGCCTCAACGTTGACGGGCTACTGCGACTGTGCCAGTTCGGCGGCGGCTGCGCCATACCTCTGCTGAGCTGCCTGGCGACTGACGCCGAGCATTATCCCGATCATTGCCCATGACCAGCCGTCTTCTCGAGCGGAGACAACTGCTTGAGCCAGCTCAGTCTCAAGCCAGTCGCGTTGGTCGGCCAGCTTCTCCACCAGCTTCAGTGATGATGAGTCAATGAACTTCAGATCAGCCGGGTCGACCTCGTCAGCCCATTTCTCAAAGGCAGCCAGCTTTTCGGCCAACCGCTTTTCTCGACTGTTCATCAGTTCCACACTCCGATGCCGTGTTTGCGAGCACTGGGCGCGATGACGGCCTGTTCAAGGTAACGGTCCATCAGGTTGATGTCAACAAAAGTTGACACTGAATCGTGGGGAATTGCAGTCTGTCATCTTTGTAGCTGTCTGCTACGATTGTGCAAGGAGGTCTTGGCATGCCACTGAGCATTCCCATTCGCATCGACGACGGCGTGTACGCCTCGGCCAAGGCGGCGGCCCCGGCCATGGACCGCAGCGCTGCCCAGCAGATATCCCATTGGGCTCGGATCGGGCGCGAAATGGAGAGGTCGCGCGAAATCCCCCACAGCGATATTGCCGCCGTCCTCAACGGCGAAACCCACTACGACGACCTCGATGACCCCCGCGCCCAGGCGATAGTGCGGGCCGTGTGGGCCGAGGAGATGAAGCAC
This portion of the bacterium genome encodes:
- a CDS encoding ASCH domain-containing protein, with translation MTEEIEALDQNRMIVLSLKPRFAEAILAGTKTVELRRTTPKIEVPTRALLYASTPVRALLGTCIITDVRTANLTALWREYGSRSELSHNEFKRYFEGLDIGTALALSHQQPLDRIVPLQDLRAKPRGFRPPQSFAYVDTKTGNRLLRMAA
- a CDS encoding IS3 family transposase, producing the protein MSRLRRSFDRGFRDGAVRIVKEAGRPVARVARELGVNEGTLGNWVRQDQAARSGGLSADERAELARLRKRVAESGDGARCPQTIRGRLGERGNAVTAGFIASQRTDHGVPHAVSLRALDAASSTFYKHLDRPLTQMQVRRRATDAEVKRAFDRSQGTYGSPRVRAQLRRDGLSVSKKTVEASMARQGLSARPKKKKGLTSQNPAPAAPEDLLGRDFSADGIDQKQFGDFKEVKTAEGPVFSATVLDLCSRRMVGFATSDDYPTAELAKAAINTAVATRGGNIDGVIFHSDKGWVCQEFCVSGVI
- a CDS encoding class I SAM-dependent DNA methyltransferase, translating into MTPQDFITKWGSSTLKESSGSQEHFIDLCELLGELTPAKADPTGEEYCFERGARKETGGDGWADVWKRHHFAWEYKGKKANLDKAFEQLRQYSSALENPPLLIVSDMESIRIRTNWTNSVSKTYEFALEDLNDAGTRDILKWAFTDPERLRPGQSRQSLTEDAAESFASLALALRERGHDPEEVAHFVNRLIFCMFADDVSLLPNNLFERMLEQARKEPESFTDLAGNLFQEMASGGRVGFEQVACFNGGLFEDNSALPLEKSDIETVLKASKLDWSEIDPSILGTLFERGLDPGKRVQLGAHYTDRDKIMQLIDPVVIRPWLAEWERELAEIASELERAEAAKSAGARTTQRNRAERRYREFLSRLRSFTVLDPACGSENFLYLALHALKDLEHQVQVEAEALGFERDFPEVDPANVKGIEINPYAAELARVSVWIGHIQWMRRNGFTGIEEPILKPLDTIECRDAIMTADGAEPDWPVTDVVIGNPPFLGGKLLKTHLGEDYVDRLFDVFSNRVPAEADLVCYWFEKAGRQIAEGKAKRAGLVATNSIRGGANRRTLQAATENRPIFDAWSDEQWTIDGASVRVSLICFSRDVDAVGQVLLDGREVDEIYTDLTARHGSEGVDPKTIRRLPQNADVAYMGDTKGGAFDIGGDLALEWLQLPANPNGRNNTDVLKPWVNGMDVTRRPAGKWIIDFGWVMSEYAAALYEEPFEWVEQHVKPMRQNNRRATYREHWWRHVEPRQGMWNALEGVSRYIATPTVAKHRVFVWYDTRICPDHQLIVIARDDDTTFGILHSRFHEIWSLRLGTSLEDRPRYTHTTTFATFPFPSGLTPNIAPDECASDPRAGAIAEAARELVALRDRWINPPEWVEWVEAPVPGYPRLPQPRNENAAKELKKRTLTNLYNDRPQWLDNAHAALDAAVAGAYGWPTDISDDSALRNLRDLNAAL